In Dasypus novemcinctus isolate mDasNov1 chromosome 10, mDasNov1.1.hap2, whole genome shotgun sequence, one DNA window encodes the following:
- the MARK2 gene encoding serine/threonine-protein kinase MARK2 isoform X6, translating into MLRGRNSATSADEQPHIGNYRLLKTIGKGNFAKVKLARHILTGKEVAVKIIDKTQLNSSSLQKLFREVRIMKVLNHPNIVKLFEVIETEKTLYLVMEYASGGEVFDYLVAHGRMKEKEARAKFRQIVSAVQYCHQKFIVHRDLKAENLLLDADMNIKIADFGFSNEFTFGNKLDTFCGSPPYAAPELFQGKKYDGPEVDVWSLGVILYTLVSGSLPFDGQNLKELRERVLRGKYRIPFYMSTDCENLLKKFLILNPSKRGTLEQIMKDRWMNVGHEDDELKPYVEPLPDYKDPRRTDLMVSMGYTREEIQDSLVGQRYNEVMATYLLLGYKSSELEGDSITLKPRPSADLTNSSAPSPSHKVQRSVSANPKQRRFSDQAGPAIPTSNSYSKKTQSNNAENKRPEEDREAGRKASSTAKVPASPLPGLERKKTTPTPSTNSVLSTSTNRSRNSPLLERASLGPSSIQNGKDSLTMPGSRASTASASAAVSAARPRQHQKSMSASMHPNKASGLPPTESNCEVPRPSTAPQRVPVASPSAHNISSSGGAPDRTNFPRGVSSRSTFHAGQLRQVRDQQNLPYGVTPASPSGNSQGRRGASGSIFSKFTSKFVRRNLSFRFARRNLNEPESKDRVETLRPHVVGSGGNEKEKEDFREAKPRSLRFTWSMKTTSSMEPNEMMREIRKVLDANSCQSELHEKYMLLCMHGTPGHEDFVQWEMEVCKLPRLSLNGVRFKRISGTSMAFKNIASKIANELKL; encoded by the exons ATGCTGCGGGGCCGCAACTCGGCCACTTCTGCTGACGAGCAGCCACATATTGGCAACTACCGGCTCCTTAAGACCATTGGCAAGGGCAACTTCGCCAAGGTGAAGCTGGCGCGGCACATCCTGACTGGGAAAGAG GTAGCTGTGAAGATCATTGACAAGACTCAACTGAACTCCTCCAGCCTCCAGAAA CTATTCCGCGAAGTAAGAATAATGAAGGTTTTGAATCATCCCAACATAG ttaaattatttgaagtgatTGAGACGGAGAAGACACTCTACCTTGTCATGGAATATGCTAGTGGAG gagaggtttttgattaccTAGTGGCTCAtggcaggatgaaagaaaaagaggcCCGAGCCAAGTTCCGCCAG ATAGTGTCTGCTGTGCAGTACTGTCACCAGAAGTTCATTGTTCATAGAGACTTAAAG GCAGAAAACTTGCTCTTGGACGCTGATATGAACATCAAGATTGCAGACTTCGGCTTCAGCAATGAATTCACCTTTGGGAACAAGCTGGATACCTTCTGTGGCAGTCCCCCATATGCTGCCCCAGAACTCTTCCAGGGCAAAAAATACGATGGACCAGAGGTGGACGTGTGGAGCCTGGGAGTCATCCTCTATACACTGGTCAGCGGGTCCCTGCCTTTTGATGGACAGAACCTCAAG GAACTGCGAGAGCGGGTACTGAGGGGGAAATACCGTATTCCGTTCTACATGTCCACGGACTGTGAAAACCTGCTCAAGAAATTTCTCATTCTCAATCCCAGCAAGAGAGGCACTTTAGAG CAAATCATGAAAGATCGATGGATGAATGTGGGTCATGAAGATGATGAACTAAAGCCTTACGTGGAGCCCCTCCCAGACTACAAAGACCCTCGAAGGACAG ATTTGATGGTGTCCATGGGTTACACGAGGGAAGAGATCCAGGACTCGCTGGTGGGCCAGAGGTACAACGAGGTGATGGCCACCTATCTACTGCTAGGCTACAAGAGCTCTGAG CTCGAGGGTGACTCCATTACCTTGAAGCCCCGGCCTTCAGCTGATCTGACCAATAGCAGtgccccttccccatcccacaAGGTACAGCGCAGTGTCTCAGCCAACCCCAAGCAGCGGCGCTTCAGCGATCAGG CTGGTCCTGCCATTCCCACCTCCAATTCCTACTCGAAGAAGACACAGAGTAACAACGCAGAGAACAAGCGGCCCGAGGAAGACCGTGAGGCGGGGCGGAAGGCCAGCAGCACAGCCAAAGTGCCTGCCAGCCCCCTGCCCGGCCTGGAGAGGAAGAAGACCACCCCTACGCCCTCCACG AATAGCGTCCTCTCCACCAGCACAAATCGAAGCAGGAATTCCCCACTTTTGGAGAGGGCCAGCCTCGGCCCTTCCTCCATCCAGAATGGCAAAGACAG CCTAACCATGCCAGGGTCCCGGGCCTCCACGGCTTCTGCTTCCGCCGCAGTCTCTGCGGCCCGGCCCCGCCAGCACCAGAAATCCATGTCGGCCTCCATGCACCCCAACAAGGCCTCTGGGCTGCCCCCCACGGAGAGTAACTGTGAGGTGCCGCGGCCCAG CACAGCCCCACAGCGTGTCCCTGTCGCCTCCCCCTCCGCCCACAACATCAGCAGCAGTGGCGGTGCCCCAGACCGAACCAATTTCCCCCGGGGTGTGTCCAGTCGAAGCACCTTCCACGCTGGGCAGCTCCGACAGGTGCGGGACCAGCAGAATTTGCCCTACGGTGTGACCCCAGCCTCTCCCTCTGGCAATAGCCAGGGCCGGCGGGGGGCCTCTGGGAGCATCTTCAGCAAATTCACCTCCAAGTTTGTGCGCAG aaatCTGTCTTTCAGGTTTGCCAGAAG GAACCTGAATGAACCTGAAAGCAAAGACCGAGTGGAGACGCTCAG ACCTCATGTGGTGGGCAGTGGAGgcaatgagaaagaaaaggaagatttcCGAGAAGCCAAGCCCCGCTCGCTGCGCTTCACGTGGAGCATGAAGACCACGAGCTCCATGGAGCCCAACGAGATGATGCGGGAGATCCGCAAGGTGCTGGACGCGAACAGCTGCCAGAGCGAGCTGCACGAGAAGTACATGCTGCTGTGCATGCACGGCACGCCGGGCCACGAGGACTTCGTGCAGTGGGAGATGGAGGTGTGCAAACTGCCGCGGCTGTCTCTCAATGGGGTTCGATTTAAGCGGATATCGGGCACCTCCATGGCCTTCAAAAACATTGCCTCCAAAATAGCCAACGAGCTTAAGCTTTAA
- the MARK2 gene encoding serine/threonine-protein kinase MARK2 isoform X3 produces the protein MTAAIWRKINGRPALGHLDSKPSSKSNMLRGRNSATSADEQPHIGNYRLLKTIGKGNFAKVKLARHILTGKEVAVKIIDKTQLNSSSLQKLFREVRIMKVLNHPNIVKLFEVIETEKTLYLVMEYASGGEVFDYLVAHGRMKEKEARAKFRQIVSAVQYCHQKFIVHRDLKAENLLLDADMNIKIADFGFSNEFTFGNKLDTFCGSPPYAAPELFQGKKYDGPEVDVWSLGVILYTLVSGSLPFDGQNLKELRERVLRGKYRIPFYMSTDCENLLKKFLILNPSKRGTLEQIMKDRWMNVGHEDDELKPYVEPLPDYKDPRRTDLMVSMGYTREEIQDSLVGQRYNEVMATYLLLGYKSSELEGDSITLKPRPSADLTNSSAPSPSHKVQRSVSANPKQRRFSDQAGPAIPTSNSYSKKTQSNNAENKRPEEDREAGRKASSTAKVPASPLPGLERKKTTPTPSTNSVLSTSTNRSRNSPLLERASLGPSSIQNGKDSLTMPGSRASTASASAAVSAARPRQHQKSMSASMHPNKASGLPPTESNCEVPRPSTAPQRVPVASPSAHNISSSGGAPDRTNFPRGVSSRSTFHAGQLRQVRDQQNLPYGVTPASPSGNSQGRRGASGSIFSKFTSKFVRRNLSFRFARRNLNEPESKDRVETLRPHVVGSGGNEKEKEDFREAKPRSLRFTWSMKTTSSMEPNEMMREIRKVLDANSCQSELHEKYMLLCMHGTPGHEDFVQWEMEVCKLPRLSLNGVRFKRISGTSMAFKNIASKIANELKL, from the exons ATGACAGCAGCAATCTGGAGGAAGATTAATGGGCGC cctgccctgggaCACTTGGACTCCAAGCCCAGCAGTAAGTCCAACATGCTGCGGGGCCGCAACTCGGCCACTTCTGCTGACGAGCAGCCACATATTGGCAACTACCGGCTCCTTAAGACCATTGGCAAGGGCAACTTCGCCAAGGTGAAGCTGGCGCGGCACATCCTGACTGGGAAAGAG GTAGCTGTGAAGATCATTGACAAGACTCAACTGAACTCCTCCAGCCTCCAGAAA CTATTCCGCGAAGTAAGAATAATGAAGGTTTTGAATCATCCCAACATAG ttaaattatttgaagtgatTGAGACGGAGAAGACACTCTACCTTGTCATGGAATATGCTAGTGGAG gagaggtttttgattaccTAGTGGCTCAtggcaggatgaaagaaaaagaggcCCGAGCCAAGTTCCGCCAG ATAGTGTCTGCTGTGCAGTACTGTCACCAGAAGTTCATTGTTCATAGAGACTTAAAG GCAGAAAACTTGCTCTTGGACGCTGATATGAACATCAAGATTGCAGACTTCGGCTTCAGCAATGAATTCACCTTTGGGAACAAGCTGGATACCTTCTGTGGCAGTCCCCCATATGCTGCCCCAGAACTCTTCCAGGGCAAAAAATACGATGGACCAGAGGTGGACGTGTGGAGCCTGGGAGTCATCCTCTATACACTGGTCAGCGGGTCCCTGCCTTTTGATGGACAGAACCTCAAG GAACTGCGAGAGCGGGTACTGAGGGGGAAATACCGTATTCCGTTCTACATGTCCACGGACTGTGAAAACCTGCTCAAGAAATTTCTCATTCTCAATCCCAGCAAGAGAGGCACTTTAGAG CAAATCATGAAAGATCGATGGATGAATGTGGGTCATGAAGATGATGAACTAAAGCCTTACGTGGAGCCCCTCCCAGACTACAAAGACCCTCGAAGGACAG ATTTGATGGTGTCCATGGGTTACACGAGGGAAGAGATCCAGGACTCGCTGGTGGGCCAGAGGTACAACGAGGTGATGGCCACCTATCTACTGCTAGGCTACAAGAGCTCTGAG CTCGAGGGTGACTCCATTACCTTGAAGCCCCGGCCTTCAGCTGATCTGACCAATAGCAGtgccccttccccatcccacaAGGTACAGCGCAGTGTCTCAGCCAACCCCAAGCAGCGGCGCTTCAGCGATCAGG CTGGTCCTGCCATTCCCACCTCCAATTCCTACTCGAAGAAGACACAGAGTAACAACGCAGAGAACAAGCGGCCCGAGGAAGACCGTGAGGCGGGGCGGAAGGCCAGCAGCACAGCCAAAGTGCCTGCCAGCCCCCTGCCCGGCCTGGAGAGGAAGAAGACCACCCCTACGCCCTCCACG AATAGCGTCCTCTCCACCAGCACAAATCGAAGCAGGAATTCCCCACTTTTGGAGAGGGCCAGCCTCGGCCCTTCCTCCATCCAGAATGGCAAAGACAG CCTAACCATGCCAGGGTCCCGGGCCTCCACGGCTTCTGCTTCCGCCGCAGTCTCTGCGGCCCGGCCCCGCCAGCACCAGAAATCCATGTCGGCCTCCATGCACCCCAACAAGGCCTCTGGGCTGCCCCCCACGGAGAGTAACTGTGAGGTGCCGCGGCCCAG CACAGCCCCACAGCGTGTCCCTGTCGCCTCCCCCTCCGCCCACAACATCAGCAGCAGTGGCGGTGCCCCAGACCGAACCAATTTCCCCCGGGGTGTGTCCAGTCGAAGCACCTTCCACGCTGGGCAGCTCCGACAGGTGCGGGACCAGCAGAATTTGCCCTACGGTGTGACCCCAGCCTCTCCCTCTGGCAATAGCCAGGGCCGGCGGGGGGCCTCTGGGAGCATCTTCAGCAAATTCACCTCCAAGTTTGTGCGCAG aaatCTGTCTTTCAGGTTTGCCAGAAG GAACCTGAATGAACCTGAAAGCAAAGACCGAGTGGAGACGCTCAG ACCTCATGTGGTGGGCAGTGGAGgcaatgagaaagaaaaggaagatttcCGAGAAGCCAAGCCCCGCTCGCTGCGCTTCACGTGGAGCATGAAGACCACGAGCTCCATGGAGCCCAACGAGATGATGCGGGAGATCCGCAAGGTGCTGGACGCGAACAGCTGCCAGAGCGAGCTGCACGAGAAGTACATGCTGCTGTGCATGCACGGCACGCCGGGCCACGAGGACTTCGTGCAGTGGGAGATGGAGGTGTGCAAACTGCCGCGGCTGTCTCTCAATGGGGTTCGATTTAAGCGGATATCGGGCACCTCCATGGCCTTCAAAAACATTGCCTCCAAAATAGCCAACGAGCTTAAGCTTTAA
- the MARK2 gene encoding serine/threonine-protein kinase MARK2 isoform X5: MTAAIWRKINGRPALGHLDSKPSSKSNMLRGRNSATSADEQPHIGNYRLLKTIGKGNFAKVKLARHILTGKEVAVKIIDKTQLNSSSLQKLFREVRIMKVLNHPNIVKLFEVIETEKTLYLVMEYASGGEVFDYLVAHGRMKEKEARAKFRQIVSAVQYCHQKFIVHRDLKAENLLLDADMNIKIADFGFSNEFTFGNKLDTFCGSPPYAAPELFQGKKYDGPEVDVWSLGVILYTLVSGSLPFDGQNLKELRERVLRGKYRIPFYMSTDCENLLKKFLILNPSKRGTLEQIMKDRWMNVGHEDDELKPYVEPLPDYKDPRRTDLMVSMGYTREEIQDSLVGQRYNEVMATYLLLGYKSSELEGDSITLKPRPSADLTNSSAPSPSHKVQRSVSANPKQRRFSDQAGPAIPTSNSYSKKTQSNNAENKRPEEDREAGRKASSTAKVPASPLPGLERKKTTPTPSTNSVLSTSTNRSRNSPLLERASLGPSSIQNGKDSLTMPGSRASTASASAAVSAARPRQHQKSMSASMHPNKASGLPPTESNCEVPRPSTAPQRVPVASPSAHNISSSGGAPDRTNFPRGVSSRSTFHAGQLRQVRDQQNLPYGVTPASPSGNSQGRRGASGSIFSKFTSKFVRRNLNEPESKDRVETLRPHVVGSGGNEKEKEDFREAKPRSLRFTWSMKTTSSMEPNEMMREIRKVLDANSCQSELHEKYMLLCMHGTPGHEDFVQWEMEVCKLPRLSLNGVRFKRISGTSMAFKNIASKIANELKL; the protein is encoded by the exons ATGACAGCAGCAATCTGGAGGAAGATTAATGGGCGC cctgccctgggaCACTTGGACTCCAAGCCCAGCAGTAAGTCCAACATGCTGCGGGGCCGCAACTCGGCCACTTCTGCTGACGAGCAGCCACATATTGGCAACTACCGGCTCCTTAAGACCATTGGCAAGGGCAACTTCGCCAAGGTGAAGCTGGCGCGGCACATCCTGACTGGGAAAGAG GTAGCTGTGAAGATCATTGACAAGACTCAACTGAACTCCTCCAGCCTCCAGAAA CTATTCCGCGAAGTAAGAATAATGAAGGTTTTGAATCATCCCAACATAG ttaaattatttgaagtgatTGAGACGGAGAAGACACTCTACCTTGTCATGGAATATGCTAGTGGAG gagaggtttttgattaccTAGTGGCTCAtggcaggatgaaagaaaaagaggcCCGAGCCAAGTTCCGCCAG ATAGTGTCTGCTGTGCAGTACTGTCACCAGAAGTTCATTGTTCATAGAGACTTAAAG GCAGAAAACTTGCTCTTGGACGCTGATATGAACATCAAGATTGCAGACTTCGGCTTCAGCAATGAATTCACCTTTGGGAACAAGCTGGATACCTTCTGTGGCAGTCCCCCATATGCTGCCCCAGAACTCTTCCAGGGCAAAAAATACGATGGACCAGAGGTGGACGTGTGGAGCCTGGGAGTCATCCTCTATACACTGGTCAGCGGGTCCCTGCCTTTTGATGGACAGAACCTCAAG GAACTGCGAGAGCGGGTACTGAGGGGGAAATACCGTATTCCGTTCTACATGTCCACGGACTGTGAAAACCTGCTCAAGAAATTTCTCATTCTCAATCCCAGCAAGAGAGGCACTTTAGAG CAAATCATGAAAGATCGATGGATGAATGTGGGTCATGAAGATGATGAACTAAAGCCTTACGTGGAGCCCCTCCCAGACTACAAAGACCCTCGAAGGACAG ATTTGATGGTGTCCATGGGTTACACGAGGGAAGAGATCCAGGACTCGCTGGTGGGCCAGAGGTACAACGAGGTGATGGCCACCTATCTACTGCTAGGCTACAAGAGCTCTGAG CTCGAGGGTGACTCCATTACCTTGAAGCCCCGGCCTTCAGCTGATCTGACCAATAGCAGtgccccttccccatcccacaAGGTACAGCGCAGTGTCTCAGCCAACCCCAAGCAGCGGCGCTTCAGCGATCAGG CTGGTCCTGCCATTCCCACCTCCAATTCCTACTCGAAGAAGACACAGAGTAACAACGCAGAGAACAAGCGGCCCGAGGAAGACCGTGAGGCGGGGCGGAAGGCCAGCAGCACAGCCAAAGTGCCTGCCAGCCCCCTGCCCGGCCTGGAGAGGAAGAAGACCACCCCTACGCCCTCCACG AATAGCGTCCTCTCCACCAGCACAAATCGAAGCAGGAATTCCCCACTTTTGGAGAGGGCCAGCCTCGGCCCTTCCTCCATCCAGAATGGCAAAGACAG CCTAACCATGCCAGGGTCCCGGGCCTCCACGGCTTCTGCTTCCGCCGCAGTCTCTGCGGCCCGGCCCCGCCAGCACCAGAAATCCATGTCGGCCTCCATGCACCCCAACAAGGCCTCTGGGCTGCCCCCCACGGAGAGTAACTGTGAGGTGCCGCGGCCCAG CACAGCCCCACAGCGTGTCCCTGTCGCCTCCCCCTCCGCCCACAACATCAGCAGCAGTGGCGGTGCCCCAGACCGAACCAATTTCCCCCGGGGTGTGTCCAGTCGAAGCACCTTCCACGCTGGGCAGCTCCGACAGGTGCGGGACCAGCAGAATTTGCCCTACGGTGTGACCCCAGCCTCTCCCTCTGGCAATAGCCAGGGCCGGCGGGGGGCCTCTGGGAGCATCTTCAGCAAATTCACCTCCAAGTTTGTGCGCAG GAACCTGAATGAACCTGAAAGCAAAGACCGAGTGGAGACGCTCAG ACCTCATGTGGTGGGCAGTGGAGgcaatgagaaagaaaaggaagatttcCGAGAAGCCAAGCCCCGCTCGCTGCGCTTCACGTGGAGCATGAAGACCACGAGCTCCATGGAGCCCAACGAGATGATGCGGGAGATCCGCAAGGTGCTGGACGCGAACAGCTGCCAGAGCGAGCTGCACGAGAAGTACATGCTGCTGTGCATGCACGGCACGCCGGGCCACGAGGACTTCGTGCAGTGGGAGATGGAGGTGTGCAAACTGCCGCGGCTGTCTCTCAATGGGGTTCGATTTAAGCGGATATCGGGCACCTCCATGGCCTTCAAAAACATTGCCTCCAAAATAGCCAACGAGCTTAAGCTTTAA
- the MARK2 gene encoding serine/threonine-protein kinase MARK2 isoform X4 codes for MLRGRNSATSADEQPHIGNYRLLKTIGKGNFAKVKLARHILTGKEVAVKIIDKTQLNSSSLQKLFREVRIMKVLNHPNIVKLFEVIETEKTLYLVMEYASGGEVFDYLVAHGRMKEKEARAKFRQIVSAVQYCHQKFIVHRDLKAENLLLDADMNIKIADFGFSNEFTFGNKLDTFCGSPPYAAPELFQGKKYDGPEVDVWSLGVILYTLVSGSLPFDGQNLKELRERVLRGKYRIPFYMSTDCENLLKKFLILNPSKRGTLEQIMKDRWMNVGHEDDELKPYVEPLPDYKDPRRTDLMVSMGYTREEIQDSLVGQRYNEVMATYLLLGYKSSELEGDSITLKPRPSADLTNSSAPSPSHKVQRSVSANPKQRRFSDQAGPAIPTSNSYSKKTQSNNAENKRPEEDREAGRKASSTAKVPASPLPGLERKKTTPTPSTNSVLSTSTNRSRNSPLLERASLGPSSIQNGKDSTAPQRVPVASPSAHNISSSGGAPDRTNFPRGVSSRSTFHAGQLRQVRDQQNLPYGVTPASPSGNSQGRRGASGSIFSKFTSKFVRRNLSFRFARRNLNEPESKDRVETLRPHVVGSGGNEKEKEDFREAKPRSLRFTWSMKTTSSMEPNEMMREIRKVLDANSCQSELHEKYMLLCMHGTPGHEDFVQWEMEVCKLPRLSLNGVRFKRISGTSMAFKNIASKIANELKL; via the exons ATGCTGCGGGGCCGCAACTCGGCCACTTCTGCTGACGAGCAGCCACATATTGGCAACTACCGGCTCCTTAAGACCATTGGCAAGGGCAACTTCGCCAAGGTGAAGCTGGCGCGGCACATCCTGACTGGGAAAGAG GTAGCTGTGAAGATCATTGACAAGACTCAACTGAACTCCTCCAGCCTCCAGAAA CTATTCCGCGAAGTAAGAATAATGAAGGTTTTGAATCATCCCAACATAG ttaaattatttgaagtgatTGAGACGGAGAAGACACTCTACCTTGTCATGGAATATGCTAGTGGAG gagaggtttttgattaccTAGTGGCTCAtggcaggatgaaagaaaaagaggcCCGAGCCAAGTTCCGCCAG ATAGTGTCTGCTGTGCAGTACTGTCACCAGAAGTTCATTGTTCATAGAGACTTAAAG GCAGAAAACTTGCTCTTGGACGCTGATATGAACATCAAGATTGCAGACTTCGGCTTCAGCAATGAATTCACCTTTGGGAACAAGCTGGATACCTTCTGTGGCAGTCCCCCATATGCTGCCCCAGAACTCTTCCAGGGCAAAAAATACGATGGACCAGAGGTGGACGTGTGGAGCCTGGGAGTCATCCTCTATACACTGGTCAGCGGGTCCCTGCCTTTTGATGGACAGAACCTCAAG GAACTGCGAGAGCGGGTACTGAGGGGGAAATACCGTATTCCGTTCTACATGTCCACGGACTGTGAAAACCTGCTCAAGAAATTTCTCATTCTCAATCCCAGCAAGAGAGGCACTTTAGAG CAAATCATGAAAGATCGATGGATGAATGTGGGTCATGAAGATGATGAACTAAAGCCTTACGTGGAGCCCCTCCCAGACTACAAAGACCCTCGAAGGACAG ATTTGATGGTGTCCATGGGTTACACGAGGGAAGAGATCCAGGACTCGCTGGTGGGCCAGAGGTACAACGAGGTGATGGCCACCTATCTACTGCTAGGCTACAAGAGCTCTGAG CTCGAGGGTGACTCCATTACCTTGAAGCCCCGGCCTTCAGCTGATCTGACCAATAGCAGtgccccttccccatcccacaAGGTACAGCGCAGTGTCTCAGCCAACCCCAAGCAGCGGCGCTTCAGCGATCAGG CTGGTCCTGCCATTCCCACCTCCAATTCCTACTCGAAGAAGACACAGAGTAACAACGCAGAGAACAAGCGGCCCGAGGAAGACCGTGAGGCGGGGCGGAAGGCCAGCAGCACAGCCAAAGTGCCTGCCAGCCCCCTGCCCGGCCTGGAGAGGAAGAAGACCACCCCTACGCCCTCCACG AATAGCGTCCTCTCCACCAGCACAAATCGAAGCAGGAATTCCCCACTTTTGGAGAGGGCCAGCCTCGGCCCTTCCTCCATCCAGAATGGCAAAGACAG CACAGCCCCACAGCGTGTCCCTGTCGCCTCCCCCTCCGCCCACAACATCAGCAGCAGTGGCGGTGCCCCAGACCGAACCAATTTCCCCCGGGGTGTGTCCAGTCGAAGCACCTTCCACGCTGGGCAGCTCCGACAGGTGCGGGACCAGCAGAATTTGCCCTACGGTGTGACCCCAGCCTCTCCCTCTGGCAATAGCCAGGGCCGGCGGGGGGCCTCTGGGAGCATCTTCAGCAAATTCACCTCCAAGTTTGTGCGCAG aaatCTGTCTTTCAGGTTTGCCAGAAG GAACCTGAATGAACCTGAAAGCAAAGACCGAGTGGAGACGCTCAG ACCTCATGTGGTGGGCAGTGGAGgcaatgagaaagaaaaggaagatttcCGAGAAGCCAAGCCCCGCTCGCTGCGCTTCACGTGGAGCATGAAGACCACGAGCTCCATGGAGCCCAACGAGATGATGCGGGAGATCCGCAAGGTGCTGGACGCGAACAGCTGCCAGAGCGAGCTGCACGAGAAGTACATGCTGCTGTGCATGCACGGCACGCCGGGCCACGAGGACTTCGTGCAGTGGGAGATGGAGGTGTGCAAACTGCCGCGGCTGTCTCTCAATGGGGTTCGATTTAAGCGGATATCGGGCACCTCCATGGCCTTCAAAAACATTGCCTCCAAAATAGCCAACGAGCTTAAGCTTTAA